A single window of Caldilineales bacterium DNA harbors:
- a CDS encoding trypsin-like peptidase domain-containing protein: MNRKWLIAFASLLVVALLSVAALGTVLAASRQQVAPTPVPQPAPVLDANAVASAAALEGALTAIYDAVNPSVVHIQVTQKMDTNGMQDLPQGFPGLPQLPFGLPQVPDDQTPNMPQYGHALGSGFVWDKQGHIITNNHVVAGAEKIDIIFADGASFRGKVVGADPDSDLAVVKIEAPAAQLQPVSLAASDKVRVGQLAVAIGNPFGLENTMTVGFVSALGRTLPADETSGRSYSIPDIIQTDAAINPGNSGGVLVDRQGQVIGVTAAIESPVRANAGIGFVIPSAIVAKVVPELIKDGQFDHTWLGISGAALTPDMADGMNLKTGQRGALVIDVTPDSPADKAGLRGSDRPLTIDGEEVRVGGDVITAIDGQPINDIEDVIAYLASSTQVGQKITATVLRNGKEMDVEIILAARPATQPNEQAQTDEQPAPTASVWLGIRGQSLSAALNKTMGLDSGQEGVLVEQVEPGSPADESGMQGSFKPATVDGQRVLVGGDVITAIDGQPVQTIEALREALAQKQPGDRVRLTLLRHGDEVNLKVTLAERPTSNLH, translated from the coding sequence ATGAATCGCAAATGGCTCATCGCCTTCGCCAGTCTGTTGGTTGTGGCGCTTCTCTCCGTGGCCGCCTTGGGCACCGTGCTGGCCGCGTCGCGCCAACAGGTTGCCCCCACGCCCGTTCCGCAGCCCGCCCCCGTCCTCGATGCCAACGCCGTCGCCTCGGCCGCAGCCCTCGAAGGTGCACTCACGGCTATCTACGATGCCGTCAACCCCTCGGTCGTACACATCCAGGTGACGCAGAAGATGGATACAAACGGCATGCAGGATCTGCCCCAAGGTTTCCCCGGCCTACCGCAGCTCCCCTTTGGCCTGCCCCAAGTCCCTGATGACCAGACGCCGAACATGCCCCAATACGGTCACGCGCTTGGTTCAGGCTTTGTCTGGGACAAGCAGGGCCACATCATCACCAACAATCACGTCGTCGCTGGCGCCGAAAAGATCGACATCATCTTCGCCGACGGCGCCAGCTTTCGCGGCAAGGTCGTGGGCGCTGACCCCGATAGCGACCTGGCTGTGGTGAAAATCGAGGCGCCGGCCGCGCAATTGCAGCCGGTGAGCCTGGCCGCTTCCGACAAGGTGCGAGTTGGCCAATTGGCGGTGGCCATCGGCAATCCCTTTGGTCTGGAAAACACGATGACGGTCGGGTTTGTCAGCGCCCTGGGCCGCACCCTGCCGGCTGATGAAACCTCGGGCCGCAGCTACTCCATCCCCGACATCATCCAGACCGACGCCGCCATCAATCCCGGCAACTCTGGCGGGGTGCTGGTAGACCGCCAGGGCCAGGTGATCGGCGTCACTGCCGCCATCGAGTCGCCTGTCCGTGCTAACGCCGGCATCGGCTTCGTCATCCCCTCGGCTATCGTCGCCAAAGTCGTGCCGGAACTGATCAAAGACGGCCAATTCGATCACACCTGGTTGGGCATCAGCGGCGCGGCCCTGACGCCTGACATGGCCGATGGCATGAATCTGAAGACCGGCCAGCGCGGCGCCCTGGTGATCGATGTGACCCCTGACAGCCCCGCCGATAAGGCCGGTTTGCGCGGAAGCGACCGCCCGCTCACCATCGATGGCGAGGAAGTGCGCGTCGGCGGCGATGTCATTACCGCCATCGACGGCCAGCCGATCAACGACATCGAAGACGTGATCGCCTATCTGGCCAGCAGCACTCAGGTGGGCCAGAAGATTACGGCTACGGTGCTGCGCAACGGCAAGGAGATGGATGTTGAGATCATCCTGGCTGCCCGGCCGGCGACTCAACCCAACGAGCAAGCCCAAACCGACGAACAACCCGCCCCAACTGCCAGCGTGTGGCTCGGCATCCGCGGCCAGAGCCTCAGCGCCGCCCTGAACAAGACCATGGGTCTGGATTCCGGGCAAGAGGGCGTGCTGGTGGAACAGGTCGAGCCTGGCAGCCCCGCCGATGAGTCCGGTATGCAGGGCAGCTTCAAACCGGCTACGGTGGACGGCCAGCGGGTGCTGGTGGGCGGCGATGTCATTACCGCCATCGACGGCCAGCCCGTACAGACGATCGAAGCCTTGCGCGAGGCCCTCGCCCAGAAGCAGCCCGGAGACAGAGTGAGACTCACCCTGCTGCGCCACGGCGATGAGGTCAACTTGAAGGTCACGTTGGCCGAACGACCCACAAGTAACTTGCACTAG